AAAATTCGGCTGCCGTGGCATCCGGTATCGAGGCTGCCCTGAAGGCATTGGGAAGACAGAACGAGGCAAAAGTCATTGCACAGGGTGGTGACGGCGGAACGGCCGATATTGGCCTCCAGGCACTCAGCGGTATGCTGGAAAGGGGGCACGATATTCTTTACGTTTGTTACGATAATGAGGCGTACATGAATACCGGCGTGCAGCGTAGCGGTTTGACACCCTTCGATTGCATGACGACGACCAGCCCTTATGGAGAGTTTTCGTGGGGGAATAAACACAACAAAAAAGATATGCCCGGCATTGCTGCTGCACATAACATTCCTTATGTCGCAACGGCCTCTGTGGCATTCCCGAAAGATATTGAAAACAAGGTAAAAAAGGCACTCTCTGTAACGGGCCCAAAATATCTGCAAATCCATTCCCCGTGTCCACTGGGTTGGAGATCGAATCCCCAGATGACCATCAAGGTCGCCAAATTAGCCGTACTGACAGGCCTTTACCCCATCTTTGAGATTGAGAATGGCAAAGTAACAAAGGTAAGAAAGGTTACTACCCCAAAAACTCTGGTGGAAGAATACCTGAAGATCCAGGGCCGTTTTGCCCATCTCTTCAAGTCACCGAATGGGAAGGAAGAGATACAGAAGATCCAGGAAATTGCGGACAGGAATATTGAGAAATACGGATTAGCTTAAGTGGACAATTCGCCGCAGTTATCATACTGCTCCTGCGGCACCCGGAAAACCATAAAAATATTTTGGATGTTTCGGTGCGTCCCCACACCAAAACAAAATAACATGGAAGCGTATGTACGTTTTGGTGTGGGGACACACCTTTTTGCCCTTTACTCCAGATGACAAATTACTTAAAAAATCAGGAATACCTTTAGTAAAGTTTAACCTTGATTTCAAATTTGCTATTGTTGTAGAATTCTAACTAAAGCTCACGATACAGCCCCCATAGCTCAATTGAATAGAGCGTTGGCCTCCGGAGCCAAAGGCTGCAGGTTTGAATCCTGCTGGGGGCGCCAAGCCACACCGATTATCGATGCCTTGTTACTCTCACCTTTTTGCAGTAGATATTAACCAAGCAGATATTGCATTTCGGGGAGATGG
This sequence is a window from Candidatus Brocadia sp.. Protein-coding genes within it:
- a CDS encoding pyruvate ferredoxin oxidoreductase codes for the protein MTTTLTASKEQSCQTLLASGHTACTGCGEALAAKLVLGAAGSNVIVTDATGCLEVFTTRFPQSSWEVPFIHSLFENSAAVASGIEAALKALGRQNEAKVIAQGGDGGTADIGLQALSGMLERGHDILYVCYDNEAYMNTGVQRSGLTPFDCMTTTSPYGEFSWGNKHNKKDMPGIAAAHNIPYVATASVAFPKDIENKVKKALSVTGPKYLQIHSPCPLGWRSNPQMTIKVAKLAVLTGLYPIFEIENGKVTKVRKVTTPKTLVEEYLKIQGRFAHLFKSPNGKEEIQKIQEIADRNIEKYGLA